The Bdellovibrionales bacterium genome includes the window ATCAGTTACCGAGATGTGATGTTGGGGGCTCAGCGTAAGGTTGAGTTTCTTTCAGGAGTTGATTGTGATCCCTGCCGCGGGAGCGGAGCCAAAACAGGAACAGAGCCGGAGAATTGTCTGACTTGTGGGGGGTCTGGGCAAGTTGTTCGGCGTCAGGGTTTTTTTTCAATGGCCACTACTTGTCCTGACTGCAAAGGGCAGGGGCGGGTCATCAGAGACCCCTGCGGGCACTGCCATGGTCGTGGCCGGATAGAGAAAAATCGCGAAATGATGATCAATGTTCCTGCAGGTGTTGATAAGGGGACTCAGTTGAGATTGTCGAATGAAGGAGAAGGCGGTTTTTTGGGAGGCCCCAGTGGCGATTTGTATGTCGAAATTGATGTGACGGAAGAAGAGTCTTTTCGACGGCAGGAAGAACATCTCATTGGGAGCTTAGAGATTAGTTATCTCCAGGCTCTCTTAGGTGCGGAGGTTAACTTCCAGTCTGTGGTAGATCAGGAAAAGGTGCAGATTCCGAGAGGGACATCGAGCGGGGACAGAATTCGTCTTGGCGGCAAGGGCTTCCCCTCACTTCGTGGAGGGCGTCGTGGCGATTTGATTTTGGAAATTGAAGTGAAGATACCAAAGAAATTGGGAAAAAAGGAAGAGCAGCTCCTGCGTGAAATTGCTGGGAGTAAAGGTGAGTCAGTA containing:
- the dnaJ gene encoding molecular chaperone DnaJ, producing MSGDYYQVLGVGREADQSTIKKAYRKMAMQFHPDKNPGDKAAEEKFKEAARAYEVLGNPDKRSRYDRFGRAGVDGPQSGGAGFSDVNDVFSAFGDIFGDFFGGGAQRSTQQRNRPRRGRDLRYLLEISYRDVMLGAQRKVEFLSGVDCDPCRGSGAKTGTEPENCLTCGGSGQVVRRQGFFSMATTCPDCKGQGRVIRDPCGHCHGRGRIEKNREMMINVPAGVDKGTQLRLSNEGEGGFLGGPSGDLYVEIDVTEEESFRRQEEHLIGSLEISYLQALLGAEVNFQSVVDQEKVQIPRGTSSGDRIRLGGKGFPSLRGGRRGDLILEIEVKIPKKLGKKEEQLLREIAGSKGESVSEGKGLFGF